The following proteins come from a genomic window of Dreissena polymorpha isolate Duluth1 chromosome 1, UMN_Dpol_1.0, whole genome shotgun sequence:
- the LOC127865190 gene encoding T-complex protein 1 subunit zeta-like — MSSIKLLNPKAEVARASQALAVNISAAKGLQDVLRTNLGPKGTLKMLVSGSGDIKLTKDGNVLLHEMQIQHPTASLIARVATAQDDITGDGTTSNVLIIGELLKQADLYISEGLHPRLITEGFELARNKALQVLEDVKITREVDRDTLVQVARTSLRTKVHQELADLLTDHVVDAVLAIHKSGEPIDLHMVEIMEMQHKTDMDTVLVKGLVLDHGARHPDMKKRSEDAYILTCNVSLEYEKTEVNSGFFYKSAAEREKLVQAERQFIDDRVQKIIAFKKKVCDGTNKGFIVINQKGIDPMSLDMLAKEGIVGLRRAKRRNMERLSLACGGIAMNSVDDLTLDCLGHAGLVYEHVLGEDKYTFVEECKNPLSVTLLVKGPNKHTLTQIKDALRDGLRAVKNAIEDNCVLPGAGAFEIAAYQELMKYKNEVKGRARLGVQAYADALLVIIKVLAQNSGLDPQEAIVKLQEEYTGPQQAVGLDIKTGEALIPVDVGILDNYRVKKQLLHSCTVIASNLLLVDEIMRAGMSSLKGDG, encoded by the exons GCTTGTGTCTGGCTCCGGGGACATCAAGCTCACTAAGGATGGAAATGTCCTCTTGCATGAAATG CAAATTCAGCACCCAACTGCCTCGTTGATTGCAAGGGTAGCCACAGCCCAGGACGACATTACAGGAGATGGCACAACTTCCAATGTTCTCATCATTGGTGAACTGCTCAAGCAGGCAGATCTCTACATTTCTGAA GGTTTACACCCGCGGCTTATCACAGAGGGGTTTGAGCTGGCCCGCAACAAGGCCTTGCAGGTACTGGAGGATGTCAAGATCACAAGGGAGGTGGACCGCGATACGCTCGTGCAGGTTGCCAGGACGTCACTGCGCACAAAGGTCCATCAGGAACTGGCAGACCTACTCACAGAT CATGTGGTGGATGCTGTTCTTGCCATCCACAAATCTGGGGAGCCCATTGACCTGCACATGGTAGAGATCATGGAGATGCAGCACAAGACTGACATGGACACTGT GTTGGTGAAGGGTCTGGTGCTGGACCATGGGGCTCGCCATCCTGACATGAAGAAGAGGTCTGAGGACGCCTACATCCTCACGTGCAACGTTTCCCTGGAATATGAGAAAAC GGAGGTGAACTCGGGTTTTTTCTACAAGAGCGCTGCCGAGCGTGAGAAGCTTGTACAAGCAGAGAGGCAGTTCATTGATGACCGTGTCCAGAAAATCATTGCGTTTAAGAAGAAAGTCTGTGATGGCACCAATAAGGGATTCATTGTTATCAATCAAAAG GGTATAGATCCCATGTCACTGGACATGCTGGCCAAGGAGGGCATTGTGGGACTGAGGCGGGCCAAGAGGCGCAACATGGAGCGTCTGTCCCTCGCGTGCGGCGGTATTGCCATGAACTCTGTGGACGATCTGACCCTGGACTGCCTGGGTCATGCAGGGCTGGTGTATGAACATGTCCTT GGGGAGGACAAGTACACGTTTGTTGAGGAATGCAAGAACCCACTCTCCGTGACCCTGCTGGTGAAGGGGCCCAACAAGCACACGCTGACCCAGATCAAGGACGCTCTACGGGACGGCCTGCGGGCGGTGAAGAACGCCATAGAGGATAACTGCGTGCTGCCGGGGGCGGGGGCCTTTGAAATAGCGGCCTACCAGGAGCTCATGAAGTACAAGAACGAGGTGAAGGGGAGAGCCAGATTGG GTGTTCAGGCCTATGCAGATGCTCTGCTGGTGATCATCAAGGTTTTGGCTCAGAACTCGGGGCTTGATCCCCAGGAGGCCATAGTTAAGCTGCAGGAAGAGTACACCGGACCCCAGCAGGCGGTTGGGCTGGATATAAAAACAG GTGAAGCTCTCATTCCTGTGGATGTTGGCATATTAGACAACTACCGAGTGAAGAAACAGCTTTTACATTCATG CACTGTTATAGCCAGCAACCTGCTTCTTGTGGATGAAATCATGAGGGCTGGAATGAGCTCACTTAAGGGAGACGGATGA